Within the Pseudonocardia alni genome, the region AGCTCGGTGGAGGTCAGCACCTCCTTGCCGAGCTGCGCCAGGCCCTGGCCGAGCTGGCTGCCGAACGCCATCCCGCCCATCTTGCCGAGCATCCCCAGCATCGGGCCCGCCGCGCCGCGGACCTCCTCGGGCAGACCCTCGACCCAGGCCGACGACAGCCGCGTCGCGACCGGGTCGCAGAGCCGCTTCCAGGTCGGCATGCCGGCCCGCACCCAGTCCGACGGCGTCCAGGCCTTCACCTCACCGCCGGAGGAGGGGAACGACGTCGCCGGGTCGAGCCACAGCTCCGCGAGCTTCACGGCCTCGGCGACCCCGGTGCGCTGGGCGTCGGTGAGCGACGACGTCGACTGCGCGAGCTGCTGGGTGGCGATCCGGGCGGCGAGGTCGTAGTCGACGGGGCCGTCGTCGGAGGAGCCGCTGCTGGAGAGCATCTGGCCGAGCTGGGACAGCATCTGCCCGAGCTGGCTCATGTCGAACTGGCCCCCGCCGGGCATACCCGGCATGCCGGGGATCCCGCCCATGCCGAACGCCGCGAACGGGTTCTGGCCCGCGCCGCCGGAGGCGCCCGACGGGTCGTCGGACTGGGGGTGCGACCCGAAGCCGAACGGGTCCTTCGGGCCCTCGGGCTCGCCCTTCCCGTCCTTGCCCGACGTGCCCCCGTCCTTGCCGGAGGCGTCGCCGGAACCCGAGTCGGGCTGGTCGCCGGGCTCGCGGTCGCGGTCACGGTCGGCGGGGCCGAAGCCGAAGGGGACGTCGCTCATGGCGTCCACCGTACGCGGGCCCGGGGGGTGGTCGCCGCCCCGACAGCCGGTGGATCGGGCCTGGTGGGGCGGTGTTCGCCGGGAGCGGACCGGGGAACTACGAGCAGCCGGCCGGCGTACCGCCGGTGTCGAGGGTGGTCAGCGCCCCGACCGCCTCGTCGAGGGTCCCGACCCGCACGAGCCGGAGCCCGTCGGGCGCGTCCTCGGCGGCCTCGGTGCAGTTCGCGGCGGGCACCAGGAACGTCTGCGCACCGACCTCGCGGGCCTTCAGCATCTTGAACCGGATGCCGCTGATCGGCCCGACCCGGCCCTCGGCGTCGATGGTGCCGGTGCCGGCGACGAACCGGCCGCCGGTCAGCGGACCCGGGGTCAGCTTGTCGACCAGCGCCAGGCTGAACATCAGCCCGGCCGAGGGGCCGCCGACGTCGCCCAGGGTGATGGTCAGCTTCTGTCCCTCGGCTGGGGAGGTGGCCGGGGTGATGCCCAGGAAGGCCCGCGCCGGGTCGTCCGGGTGGGCGGCCGGGGTGACGGCGACCTGGCGCGGCGCGGCGTCCCCGCGGCGGACGGTGAGAGTGACCGGCTGCCCGGGGCGGGCGGTCCCCATGGCGTCGAGCAGGCCCTGGACCGAGGTCACCGGGGTGGCGCCGACGGCGCGGATCTCGTCGCCGGGTTCCAGCACCCCCGCCGACGGCGAGCCGTCGGTCAGCGCGCCGACCGTGACCCGGGTCGGCAGGCGCAGGTGGGTCAGCGCCGCGGCCTCGGCGTTCGCGATCGAGCCGTCGAACTCCTGCTGGTTGGCCTGGGTGACCTGTTCGGTGGACTCGCCGGGCGGGTACAGCGACCAGCGCGGCGCGAGCCGGTAGGTGCCCGAGGCCCACATGCCCAGCGCCCGCAGCGTCGAGATCCCGTCGGTGACGCCGACGGTGGTCATGTTCAGGTGCCCGGTCGTCGGGTAGGTCGGCAGGCCCTCCGCGGACACGACAGGCGTGCCCTCGACCTCACCGAGGGTGTCGAAGGTCGGCCCCGGCCCGAGGGCGACGACCGGCGCGGGGACCACGGTCCCGACCGCCGTGAGGGCCAGCAGTACGAGGACCGCGGTCACCCACGTCGAAGATCGAACGCCCACGGGAGGGAACCCTACGATCGTGCGACGACGACGGCGCGCCCGACCCCGGCCCGTCCTGCGACGATGCGGTCGGAGAGCCCGGTGGGTGCCGCCCGATGTGTCGTTTTCGTCCCGACACACCGGGACCCGACCGCGACTTCACCGAACCTCCGTACAGTTGCCCTCGGAGAACCGTGCCGTCGCCCCAGCCGGCCGCGCTCTCCACGAGTCGTACCCGAACTGTGGAGTGTGCCCGTGTCGTCCATGCGGCCCCCTGTGGGAGCGCCGTCGCTGACCCGCCGAACCCGGATCCTGCTGGTCGCCGCGGGCGTCCTCGTAGTGCTTCTGCTCGGTGGCTCGCGGCTGCTGAACTTCTATGTCGACTACCTGTGGTTCGGCGAGGTCGGTTTCCGGAGCGTCCAGCTCACCCGGCTGTTCACCCAGATCGTGCTCTTCGGGGTCGTGGCCCTGGTGGTGGGCGGCCTGGTCGCGCTGACGCTGTGGCTGGCCTACCGCTACCGCCCGGTCTTCGTGCCGGTGTCCGGACCCGAGGACCCGGTCGCGCGCTACCGGACCACGATCATCCAGCGCCTGCGCCTGTTCGCCGTCGGTGTTCCGGTCGTGATCGGCCTGATCGCCGGGCTCGCGGCGCCGACGCAGTGGCAGACCGTGCAGATGTTCCTGCACGGCACCCCGTTCGGCCGCGCCGATCCCGAGTTCGGCAACGACATCGGGTTCTACGCCTTCACCCTGCCGTTCCTGCGGATGAGCCTGAACTGGCTGTTCGTCGCCGTCGCGATCTGCTTCGTGCTCGCGCTGGTGACCCACTACATCTTCGGGGGCATCCGGCTGTCCGGCCGCTCCGGCTTCGTCTCCACCGCCGCGCGTGCCCAGCTCGCCGTGCTCGCCGGAGTGTTCGTGCTGCTCAAGGCCGTTGCGTACTGGTTCGACCGCTACGACCTGCTGTGGTCCAACCGCAATGCGCAGACGTTCTACGGCGCCACCTACACCGACCTCAACGCGGTCCTGCCGGCCAAGCTGATCCTGCTGGTCATCGCGGTGATCTGCGCGCTCGCGTTCTTCGTCGCCGCGTTCCGCCAGAACCTGCAGATCCCGGCGGTCGCCGTGGTCATGCTGGTCGTCTCCTCGATCCTGGTCGGCACGGCGTTCCCGCTGGTGCTGCAGCAGTTCGTCGTCGCGCCCAACGCGAACGTCAACGAGGCCCCGTCGATCGAACGCAACATCGCGGCGACCCGGGACGCCTTCGGCATCGGGCCGGACAAGGTCGACATCGCGCCCTACGCGGGCACGTCGGAGGCGACACCGGCCCAGGTCCGGGCCGACACCGACACCATCCCCAACATCCGGCTGCTCGACCCGGGCAAGCTCAATCGCACGTTCACCCAGCTCCAGCAGCGACGGAACTTCTACGGGTTCTCGCCCAACCTCGACATCGACCGCTACACCGTCGACGGCGAGACCCGTGACTACGTCGTCGCGGCGCGCGAGATGAACGCCAACGGCCTGGTGAACAACCAGCAGGACTGGATCAACCGGCACCTGGTCTACACCCACGGCAACGGGATCGTGGCCGCTCCGGCGAACCAGGTGAACGAGGCCCTGGAGGATGCGGGCGGCTCCGGCGGCCTGCCGAACTTCCAGGTCTCCGACACCCAGCAGCAGGGCTTCGTGCCCGTCCAGCAGCCCCGCATCTACTACGGCGAGCTGCTCGACAACCAGTACTCGATCGTCGGTGCCGAGCCGGGTACCGCGCCGCGGGAGTACGACTCCGACGAGGCGCAGTACACCTACACCGGCGCCGGCGGCGTCCCGATCGGCGGGCTGTTCAACCGCTCGGTGTTCGCGCTGGCCTACGGCGAGCGGAACATCCTGTTCAACAACTCCATCAACGCCGACTCGAGGATCATGTACGTCCGGAACCCGCGGGACCGCGTGCAGGCGGTGGCCCCGTGGCTGACGCTGGACAACGACCCGTACCCGGCCGTCGTCGACGGGCGGGTGCAGTGGATCGTCGACGGCTACACCACGCTGCAGAACTTCCCCTACGCCGAGCGCGTGCAGCTGGGCGACGCCACGTCGGACTCCCGGCTCGGGCCCAATGGCCAGCAGCTGCCGAACGACACGATCAGCTACCTGCGCAACTCGGTGAAGGCCACGGTCGACGCCTACGACGGCACCGTGAAGCTCTTCGCCTTCGACGAGTCCGACCCGGTGCTGCAGACCTGGGAGAAGGCGTTCCCGGGCACGGTCGAGCCGCGCTCGGCGATCACCCCGGACCTGCAGGCCCACCTGCGCTACCCGGAGGACCAGTTCAAGGTCCAGCGTGAGCTGCTGACCCGCTACCACGTCGACGACCCGAACGAGTTCTTCTCCACCGTGTCGTTCTGGGACGTCCCGTCCGACCCGACCGTGCAGGGCGGCAACGGCGGCAGCCAGGACGCGCAGCCGCCGTACTACATCTACGCGGGTCTTCCGGGGCAGGAGGGCGCGTCGTTCCAGCTCACCAGCGCGCTGGTGAGCCTGCGGCGGCAGTTCCTCGCCTCGTACGTCTCGGCCAGCTCGGACCCGGACACCTACGGGAAGCTGACCGTGCTGCAGCTGCCGAACGAGACCCAGACGCTCGGCCCGCAGCAGGTCCAGGCCCGGTTCCTCGGCTCGCCCGAGGTCTCCTCCGAGCTGAACCTGCTGCGGCAGAACCAGACCACGATCGACTACGGCAACCTGCTGACGCTGCCGGTGGCCGGTGGTCTGCTCTACGTCGAGCCGGTGTACATCGAGCGGGCGGGCGGTCAGGACAACTCGACCTATCCGCAGCTGGCCCGCGTCCTGGTGTTCTACGGCGACCGGCTCGGCTACGACGCGAGCCTGTCCCGGGCCCTCGACGAGGTGTTCGGCGCCGGAGCCGGTGCCGCCGCGGGCGGTGCCGCTCCGACGACCGGGCAGCCCGCCCAGCCGACGACGCCCACGACGCCGGCCACGCCGAACGGACAGGGCGCCCAGACCCCGGCGGCGCCCAACGCGGCGCAGGCGACCGCGGCGCAGCAGATCCGCGCGGCGCTGAACGAGCTCAAGGCGGCCCAGCAGTCCGGTGACTTCGCCAGGCAGGGCGAGGCGCTGGCCGAACTGGACCGTGCGGTCGCGGCGTTCCAGGGCGCCGGCGGCTGATCATCGTCGGGCCGGACCCCCCTGCGGGTGGGGTCCGGCCCGGCGTGTAGGGTTGCTCTTACAACACAGACGGAACGCACGTGGTTCCGTTCGGCGCGGGGTGGAGCAGCTCGGTAGCTCGCTGGGCTCATAACCCAGAGGTCGCAGGTTCGAATCCTGCCCCCGCTACCACCTACGAAGGCCCCCAGGATCTCCTGGGGGCCTTCGTTCTTCGTGGGGTCCGGCCCCGTCGCCGGGAGCGACCCCCCTCGGAGGTCCGGTGAACGGCCGGTGTACGGTGGTGACACAACACAGACGGGATCGCACGCGGTCCCGGACGGCGCGGGGTGGAGCAGCTCGGTAGCTCGCTGGGCTCATAACCCAGAGGTCGCAGGTTCGAATCCTGCCCCCGCTACCACTCACGAAGGCCCCCGGGGAGCACCCCGGGGGCCTTCGTCCTGTCAGGGGACCCGCGCGTACTCGGCGACGATCACTCCGGAGCGGTACGGCGTCGACCGCACCAGGTCCCACGACTGCGGCCGGTACCCGCCGCCGTCGTCGAACAGGGGCTTGCCCGCCCCGAGCACGACCGGGTTCACCTTGAGCACCAGCCGGTCGATCTCGCCCGCCAGCGCGGCCGCGAGCCGCCCGCCCCCGCAGAGCCAGATGCCGGCGCCGGTGCGTTGCTTCAGCTCCCGGACGAGCTCCACCGGGTCGTGCCCGGTCAGGGTGATCCCGGCGGGCACCGCGTCGGCGGGACGGCTGCGCGACAGGACGTACTGCTCCAGGTGCGGGTACGGGTCGGCGGTGACCGCCAGGCCCGCGGCGTAGGTGTTCCAGCCCATCAGCACGGTGTCGAACCGGCTGTTGTCCGCGGTCAGCCCGAGCACCTCCAGCCCGACGGCCGGGACCGTGTCGGTCCACTCCCGCAGGATCATGTCGATGTGGTCGCCGGTCTGCGGGAAGGCGTCGAAGGTGTCGTCGGGGGCCGCGATGCGGCCGTCGAGCGAGACCGCGACGTAGTAGACGAGCTCGCGCATGCGCAGACCTCCGGGTCGAGACAACCACGACGGGTGTCGTGGTCGTCGAAAGTACAACAGGCGTCGTGGTTCGTCTAGGGTGCCCGCATGGCACGCAACGACGACCGCAGGCAGCGGCTGGCCGACGCGGGGCTGGCCGTCCTGGCCCGCGAGGGCGCCCGGGGGCTGACCCACCGCGCGCTGGACCGGGAGGCCGGCGTCCCGACCGGCACGGCGTCGAACTACTTCCGGACCCGTGCCGAGCTCGTCCGTGCGCTGGCCGACCGGATCGGGCAGCGGCTGGCGCCGGACCCGGACACCGTCGCCGGGCTGCGTACGGGGGAGGCGGGGCCCGCGATGTTCGCCGACCACGTCCGCGACATCGTGCGCCGGCTCGGTGCGGAGCGGGAGGTGACGCTGGCGCTGTTCGAGCTCCGCCTGGAGGCCGCCCGGCGCCCGGAGGTCGCCGAGGTCATGGGGGAGTGGCTGCGCACCGGGTTCGCCGCCGACGTCGCCTACAACCGGGC harbors:
- a CDS encoding YlbL family protein, encoding MTAVLVLLALTAVGTVVPAPVVALGPGPTFDTLGEVEGTPVVSAEGLPTYPTTGHLNMTTVGVTDGISTLRALGMWASGTYRLAPRWSLYPPGESTEQVTQANQQEFDGSIANAEAAALTHLRLPTRVTVGALTDGSPSAGVLEPGDEIRAVGATPVTSVQGLLDAMGTARPGQPVTLTVRRGDAAPRQVAVTPAAHPDDPARAFLGITPATSPAEGQKLTITLGDVGGPSAGLMFSLALVDKLTPGPLTGGRFVAGTGTIDAEGRVGPISGIRFKMLKAREVGAQTFLVPAANCTEAAEDAPDGLRLVRVGTLDEAVGALTTLDTGGTPAGCS
- a CDS encoding UPF0182 family protein; the protein is MRPPVGAPSLTRRTRILLVAAGVLVVLLLGGSRLLNFYVDYLWFGEVGFRSVQLTRLFTQIVLFGVVALVVGGLVALTLWLAYRYRPVFVPVSGPEDPVARYRTTIIQRLRLFAVGVPVVIGLIAGLAAPTQWQTVQMFLHGTPFGRADPEFGNDIGFYAFTLPFLRMSLNWLFVAVAICFVLALVTHYIFGGIRLSGRSGFVSTAARAQLAVLAGVFVLLKAVAYWFDRYDLLWSNRNAQTFYGATYTDLNAVLPAKLILLVIAVICALAFFVAAFRQNLQIPAVAVVMLVVSSILVGTAFPLVLQQFVVAPNANVNEAPSIERNIAATRDAFGIGPDKVDIAPYAGTSEATPAQVRADTDTIPNIRLLDPGKLNRTFTQLQQRRNFYGFSPNLDIDRYTVDGETRDYVVAAREMNANGLVNNQQDWINRHLVYTHGNGIVAAPANQVNEALEDAGGSGGLPNFQVSDTQQQGFVPVQQPRIYYGELLDNQYSIVGAEPGTAPREYDSDEAQYTYTGAGGVPIGGLFNRSVFALAYGERNILFNNSINADSRIMYVRNPRDRVQAVAPWLTLDNDPYPAVVDGRVQWIVDGYTTLQNFPYAERVQLGDATSDSRLGPNGQQLPNDTISYLRNSVKATVDAYDGTVKLFAFDESDPVLQTWEKAFPGTVEPRSAITPDLQAHLRYPEDQFKVQRELLTRYHVDDPNEFFSTVSFWDVPSDPTVQGGNGGSQDAQPPYYIYAGLPGQEGASFQLTSALVSLRRQFLASYVSASSDPDTYGKLTVLQLPNETQTLGPQQVQARFLGSPEVSSELNLLRQNQTTIDYGNLLTLPVAGGLLYVEPVYIERAGGQDNSTYPQLARVLVFYGDRLGYDASLSRALDEVFGAGAGAAAGGAAPTTGQPAQPTTPTTPATPNGQGAQTPAAPNAAQATAAQQIRAALNELKAAQQSGDFARQGEALAELDRAVAAFQGAGG
- a CDS encoding dihydrofolate reductase family protein, which gives rise to MRELVYYVAVSLDGRIAAPDDTFDAFPQTGDHIDMILREWTDTVPAVGLEVLGLTADNSRFDTVLMGWNTYAAGLAVTADPYPHLEQYVLSRSRPADAVPAGITLTGHDPVELVRELKQRTGAGIWLCGGGRLAAALAGEIDRLVLKVNPVVLGAGKPLFDDGGGYRPQSWDLVRSTPYRSGVIVAEYARVP
- a CDS encoding TetR/AcrR family transcriptional regulator, translating into MARNDDRRQRLADAGLAVLAREGARGLTHRALDREAGVPTGTASNYFRTRAELVRALADRIGQRLAPDPDTVAGLRTGEAGPAMFADHVRDIVRRLGAEREVTLALFELRLEAARRPEVAEVMGEWLRTGFAADVAYNRAAGLPGGPAEIALFHYAVDGLLLDRLTLSIDPDTPTDTVVDALVDGLLPPAQGAGATSSTR